One genomic region from Mesorhizobium terrae encodes:
- the leuC gene encoding 3-isopropylmalate dehydratase large subunit codes for MSAPRTLYDKIFDEHVVDRQDDGTCLLWIDRHLVHEVTSPQAFEGLRMAGRKVRHPEKTLAVVDHNVPTSPDRVNGIKNEESRIQVEALAKNAADFGVEYYSEKDRRQGIVHIIGPEQGFTLPGMTIVCGDSHTSTHGAFGALAHGIGTSEVEHVLATQTLIQNKAKNMLVRVDGQLPEGVTAKDIILAIIGEIGTAGGTGYVIEYAGEAIRALSMEGRMTICNMSIEGGARAGLIAPDETTFAYVKGKPRAPQGEAWDMALDYWKTLYTDEGAHYDKVVVLDAAKLPPIVTWGSSPEDVTSVLGVVPNPDEIEDENKRNSKKRALDYMGLTAGTKITDIKLDRVFIGSCTNGRIEDLRAVAAVAKGKKVAATVNAMIVPGSGLVKAQAEAEGLDKIFIEAGFDWREPGCSMCLAMNDDRLKPHERCASTSNRNFEGRQGFKGRTHLVSPAMAAAAAIAGHFVDIRDWH; via the coding sequence ATGAGCGCACCGCGCACCCTCTACGACAAGATTTTCGACGAACACGTGGTCGACCGCCAGGACGACGGCACCTGCCTGCTCTGGATCGACCGCCACCTCGTGCACGAAGTGACCAGCCCGCAGGCCTTCGAGGGCCTGCGCATGGCCGGCCGCAAGGTCCGTCACCCGGAAAAGACGCTGGCCGTGGTCGACCACAACGTGCCGACCTCGCCCGACCGCGTGAACGGCATCAAGAACGAGGAAAGCCGCATCCAGGTCGAGGCGCTGGCGAAAAACGCCGCCGATTTCGGCGTCGAATATTATTCCGAGAAGGATCGCCGCCAGGGCATCGTCCACATCATCGGCCCCGAGCAGGGTTTCACCCTGCCCGGCATGACCATCGTCTGCGGCGATTCGCACACCTCCACCCACGGTGCCTTCGGCGCGCTGGCGCATGGCATCGGCACTTCGGAAGTCGAGCATGTGCTGGCCACCCAGACGCTGATCCAGAACAAGGCCAAGAACATGCTGGTGCGTGTCGACGGCCAGCTGCCGGAAGGCGTCACCGCCAAGGACATTATCCTGGCCATCATCGGCGAGATCGGCACCGCCGGCGGCACCGGCTATGTCATCGAATATGCCGGCGAGGCGATCCGCGCGCTGTCGATGGAAGGCCGCATGACCATCTGCAACATGTCGATCGAAGGCGGCGCCCGCGCCGGCCTGATCGCGCCGGACGAGACCACCTTCGCTTATGTCAAAGGCAAGCCGCGCGCGCCGCAGGGCGAGGCCTGGGACATGGCGCTCGACTACTGGAAGACGCTCTATACCGACGAAGGCGCCCATTACGACAAGGTGGTGGTGCTCGACGCGGCCAAGCTGCCGCCGATCGTCACCTGGGGCTCCTCGCCGGAGGACGTCACCTCGGTGCTCGGCGTCGTGCCGAACCCCGACGAGATCGAGGACGAGAACAAGCGCAACTCCAAGAAGCGCGCGCTCGATTACATGGGCCTCACCGCCGGCACGAAGATCACCGACATCAAGCTCGACCGCGTCTTCATCGGCTCCTGCACCAATGGCCGCATCGAGGACCTGCGGGCCGTTGCCGCCGTTGCCAAGGGCAAGAAGGTGGCGGCGACGGTCAACGCCATGATCGTTCCGGGCTCGGGCCTGGTGAAGGCGCAGGCCGAGGCCGAGGGACTGGACAAGATCTTCATCGAGGCCGGTTTCGACTGGCGCGAGCCGGGCTGCTCGATGTGCCTGGCCATGAACGACGATCGCCTCAAGCCGCATGAACGCTGCGCCTCGACCTCGAACCGCAATTTCGAGGGCCGCCAGGGCTTCAAGGGCCGCACCCATCTGGTGTCGCCGGCCATGGCCGCGGCTGCCGCGATCGCCGGTCACTTCGTCGACATCCGCGACTGGCACTGA